In Paracoccus jeotgali, the following are encoded in one genomic region:
- a CDS encoding cytochrome c biogenesis CcdA family protein, which translates to MFGVDLIDAAFMPAALVALLAGVVSFLSPCVLPIVPPYLAYMTGVGVNGLKAGERSAVPAALMFVLGLSTVFLIMGFAASTFGRIFLDYQTWLARIAGVAVIVMGLHFLHVFRIPIMDREARLETGDQGGSAVGAYVLGLAFAFGWTPCIGPLLGTILSLAATDANATRGTALLAVYALGLGIPFLLSAIFINRAIGLMNRIKPHMKMIERVMGVLLIAVGLMLVSGRMADLSYWMLETFPGLATLG; encoded by the coding sequence ATGTTCGGAGTTGACCTGATAGACGCGGCCTTCATGCCCGCTGCCCTTGTTGCGCTGCTGGCCGGCGTGGTGTCGTTTCTGTCGCCCTGCGTGCTGCCCATCGTGCCGCCCTATCTGGCCTATATGACCGGGGTCGGCGTCAACGGGTTGAAGGCGGGCGAGCGCAGCGCGGTGCCTGCCGCGCTGATGTTCGTGCTGGGGCTGTCGACGGTGTTCCTGATCATGGGCTTTGCCGCCTCGACCTTCGGGCGCATCTTCCTTGACTATCAGACCTGGCTGGCGCGAATCGCGGGCGTGGCGGTGATCGTCATGGGCCTGCATTTCCTGCATGTCTTCCGCATCCCGATCATGGACCGGGAAGCGCGGCTGGAAACCGGCGATCAGGGCGGCTCGGCGGTTGGCGCCTATGTGCTGGGGCTGGCTTTTGCCTTTGGCTGGACGCCCTGCATCGGGCCGCTGCTGGGCACGATCCTGTCGCTGGCCGCCACCGACGCCAATGCGACGCGCGGGACAGCGCTGCTGGCGGTCTATGCGCTTGGCCTTGGCATCCCGTTCCTGTTGTCGGCGATCTTCATCAACCGCGCCATCGGGCTGATGAACCGGATCAAGCCGCATATGAAGATGATCGAGCGGGTGATGGGCGTGCTGCTGATCGCCGTGGGGCTGATGCTGGTCAGCGGGCGCATGGCGGACCTGTCCTATTGGATGCTGGAAACCTTTCCCGGCCTCGCCACTCTGGGCTGA
- the murJ gene encoding murein biosynthesis integral membrane protein MurJ yields the protein MKTGLVRGFLAVGSWTFLSRLTGFVRDMLMFAWLGTGPVMDAFQVALSLPNMFRRFFAEGAFNTAFVPLFSKKLEGGDKPQAFARDAFSGLGFVLILFCAVALITMPLLVVAMAAGFIGDERFALAVQYSRITFPYILLISLASMIGGVLNANGRFTAAAAAPVLLNLLFVVAMLLGRWQGWDLGLTLAWATPITGLAQLGLVWWDAHRTGWSFRPTMPRLTPDMRRLLTIALPAVFAGGVVQVNLLVGRQVASQFEGAISWLSASDRLYQLPLGVVGAAVAVVLLPELSRRLRAGDEAGGQQALSRATEFGLFLTLPAAFAIAVIAGPMVSTLFERGRFDAFDTLQTSRALVVYALGLPAFVMQKILQPLYFAREDTRTPFRFALISMLVNAVVAFGLMPFIGFLAAAIGTTVASWFMVVQLWWGTQDMGQATRWDARLRRVAPRIVLSSAVMAGVLWVLNGWTDRVGMARLPELALLVLAGAGVYFLISFAVRAITLADLRRNVRR from the coding sequence ATGAAGACTGGACTCGTGCGCGGCTTTCTGGCCGTGGGCAGCTGGACCTTTCTGTCCCGGCTGACCGGCTTTGTCCGCGACATGCTGATGTTCGCATGGCTGGGCACCGGCCCGGTCATGGACGCGTTTCAGGTCGCGCTGTCCCTGCCCAACATGTTCCGCCGCTTTTTCGCCGAAGGGGCGTTCAACACCGCCTTCGTGCCGCTGTTTTCCAAAAAGCTGGAAGGGGGCGACAAACCGCAGGCCTTTGCCCGCGATGCTTTCTCGGGCCTCGGCTTCGTGCTGATCCTGTTCTGCGCGGTGGCGCTGATCACCATGCCGCTTCTGGTGGTGGCGATGGCGGCGGGCTTCATCGGGGATGAGCGGTTCGCCCTTGCCGTGCAATATTCGCGCATCACCTTTCCCTATATCCTGCTCATCTCGCTCGCCTCGATGATCGGCGGGGTGCTGAACGCCAATGGCCGCTTCACGGCGGCGGCGGCGGCGCCGGTGCTGCTGAACCTGCTGTTCGTGGTGGCGATGCTGCTGGGCCGCTGGCAGGGCTGGGATCTGGGGCTGACGCTGGCCTGGGCCACGCCCATCACCGGGCTGGCGCAGCTTGGGCTGGTCTGGTGGGACGCGCATCGCACGGGGTGGAGCTTTCGGCCCACCATGCCGCGGCTGACGCCCGACATGCGGCGCCTTCTGACCATCGCCCTGCCCGCAGTCTTTGCCGGCGGCGTGGTGCAGGTGAACCTGCTGGTCGGCCGTCAGGTCGCCTCGCAATTCGAGGGGGCGATTTCCTGGCTCTCGGCCTCGGACCGGCTGTATCAACTCCCGCTGGGCGTGGTCGGGGCGGCGGTGGCGGTGGTGCTGCTGCCCGAACTGTCGCGCCGCCTGCGCGCCGGGGACGAGGCGGGCGGCCAGCAGGCGCTGTCCCGCGCGACCGAGTTCGGGCTGTTCCTGACCTTGCCCGCCGCATTTGCCATCGCGGTGATCGCCGGGCCGATGGTCTCGACCCTGTTCGAGCGGGGGCGTTTCGACGCCTTCGACACGCTGCAGACGTCGCGCGCGCTGGTCGTCTATGCGCTCGGCCTGCCGGCCTTTGTCATGCAGAAGATCCTGCAACCGCTCTATTTCGCGCGCGAGGATACGCGCACGCCGTTCCGATTCGCGCTGATCTCGATGCTGGTGAACGCCGTCGTGGCCTTTGGGCTGATGCCCTTTATCGGCTTTCTGGCCGCCGCGATCGGGACCACGGTAGCCAGCTGGTTCATGGTCGTGCAGCTTTGGTGGGGGACGCAGGACATGGGTCAGGCGACACGGTGGGATGCCCGTCTGCGCCGGGTCGCGCCGCGCATCGTGCTGTCTTCGGCGGTGATGGCGGGGGTGCTGTGGGTGCTGAACGGCTGGACCGACCGCGTGGGCATGGCCCGCCTGCCGGAACTGGCGCTGCTGGTGCTGGCCGGCGCCGGGGTCTATTTCCTGATCAGCTTTGCAGTGCGGGCGATCACGCTGGCCGATCTGCGCCGCAATGTGCGGCGCTAG